A segment of the Candidatus Andeanibacterium colombiense genome:
CGGCGCTGTGCGCGGGCGCGGGCCCGCAACGCCTCGGCACGTGCGGGCGAGACTTTCCAGCCGCGGGTGCGGTCGGCGGGCTTGTCAGCCGACGGAGTGGAGATGCTGAGTTTGCGACGTTCGGCCATTACCCGACACTTCCTTCAAGACTGATTCCAAGCAACTTCTGCGCCTCCACCGCGAATTCCATCGGCAGCTGCTGCAGCACCTCTTTGGCGAAGCCGTTGACGATCAGCGCGACCGCCTCTTCCTGGCCCAATCCACGTTGCATTGCGTAGAACAGCTGGTCGTCGCTGATCTTGCTGGTGGTCGCCTCGTGCTCGATCTGGGCCGAGGGGTTCTTGACCTCGATATAGGGCACCGTATGCGCGCCGCATTTGTCGCCCAGCAGCAGCGAATCGCACTGGGTGAAATTGCGCACATTGTCGGCATTCGCGGCGACCCGGACCAGCCCGCGGTAGGTGTTGTTGCTCCTGCCCGCGCTGATGCCCTTCGAAACGATCGTCGAGCGGCTGCCCTTGCCGTTGTGGATCATCTTGGTGCCGGTATCGGCCTGCTGGTAATTGTTGGTCACCGCGACGGAGTAGAATTCGCCGACCGAATCCTCGCCGTTCAGGACACAGCTCGGATATTTCCAGGTGATCGCGCTGCCGGTCTCGACCTGGGTCCAGCTGACCTTGCTGCGCTTGCCCTGGCAGAGCGCGCGCTTGGTCACGAAATTGTAGATTCCGCCCAGCCCCTCGGCATTGCCGGGATACCAGTTCTGCACGGTCGAATATTTGATCTCGGCATCGTCGAGCGCGACCAGTTCGACCACCGCGGCATGCAGCTGGTTCTCGTCGCGCATCGGCGCGGTGCAGCCTTCGAGGTAGGAGACGTAGGCGCCCTTGTCGGCGATGATCAGCGTGCGTTCGAACTGGCCGGTGTTCTCCGCATTGATGCGGAAGTAGGTGCTCAGCTCCATCGGGCAGCGCACGCCTTCGGGGACATAGACGAAGGTCCCGTCCGAAAAGACCGCGCAGTTGAGCGCGGCGAAGTAATTATCGTGCTGCGGCACGACCTTGCCGAGCCACTTCTGGACCATTTCCGGATATTCGCGGATCGCCTCGCTGATCGAGCGAAAGATCACCCCGGCCGCTTCGAGCTCGGCGCGGAAGGTGGTCGCGACGCTGACGCTGTCGAACACCGCATCGACCGCGACCTTGCGCGCGCCTTCGACGCCGGCGAGGACCTTCTGTTCCTCGATCGGGATGCCGAGCTTCTCATAGACCTTGAGGATCTCGGGATCGACCTCGTTGAGGCTGCCGAGCGAGGGCTTCTTGGTCGGCTCGGCGTAATAATAGGCGTCCTGGTAGTCGATCGGCGGAATGTCGAGCTTGGCCCAGTCGGGCGCCGGCATCGTCAGCCACAGGCGGTAGGCCTTGAGGCGCCATTCGAGCATCCATTCGGGC
Coding sequences within it:
- the sufB gene encoding Fe-S cluster assembly protein SufB, encoding MTEETTLRDQEARDAAKKLETYEWGFSSDIEQTFAPKGLSEDTVRYISAKKNEPEWMLEWRLKAYRLWLTMPAPDWAKLDIPPIDYQDAYYYAEPTKKPSLGSLNEVDPEILKVYEKLGIPIEEQKVLAGVEGARKVAVDAVFDSVSVATTFRAELEAAGVIFRSISEAIREYPEMVQKWLGKVVPQHDNYFAALNCAVFSDGTFVYVPEGVRCPMELSTYFRINAENTGQFERTLIIADKGAYVSYLEGCTAPMRDENQLHAAVVELVALDDAEIKYSTVQNWYPGNAEGLGGIYNFVTKRALCQGKRSKVSWTQVETGSAITWKYPSCVLNGEDSVGEFYSVAVTNNYQQADTGTKMIHNGKGSRSTIVSKGISAGRSNNTYRGLVRVAANADNVRNFTQCDSLLLGDKCGAHTVPYIEVKNPSAQIEHEATTSKISDDQLFYAMQRGLGQEEAVALIVNGFAKEVLQQLPMEFAVEAQKLLGISLEGSVG